The following are from one region of the Rosistilla carotiformis genome:
- a CDS encoding GntP family permease: MNLLIILAALGFLMLAAYRGYSVILFAPLAAMGAVLLTDPAEVAPMFTGLFMDKMAGFFKLYFPIFLLGAVFGKTMELSGFAKSIASAIIELLGRQRSVLSIVIVSALLTYGGVSLFVAVFAVYPFAAELFRQSGIPKRLIPATIALGAFSFTMDSFPGTPQIQNVIPAAFFKTDIYAAPWLGILGGLFTLLAGLLFLEWRVRVAAANEEGYGDVLLNEPAAFEHDRLPSPWLAMLPLLVVAVANKILTGAIPRLYGESHAFIPAVVGTSEPVVQDVAKISAIWSIEAALILGILTVMLLAWRHLFKKLSEGTKPAIAGALLAATNTASEYGFGAVIAALPGFLIVSDALRWIPNPLVNEAVTVTTLAGITGSASGGLSIALAAMSETFIANAEAAGIPLEVFHRVASMASGGMDTLPHNGAVITLLAVSGLTHRQAYGNIFGITLIKTLAVFVVIVIYQWTGLV; the protein is encoded by the coding sequence ATGAACCTCCTGATCATCCTTGCGGCACTCGGCTTTTTGATGCTCGCCGCCTACCGCGGCTACAGCGTGATCCTGTTCGCTCCGCTGGCAGCGATGGGAGCCGTGTTGTTGACCGATCCGGCGGAAGTCGCCCCGATGTTTACGGGGCTGTTCATGGACAAGATGGCCGGCTTCTTCAAACTCTACTTCCCGATCTTTCTGCTCGGTGCGGTCTTCGGCAAAACGATGGAGCTGTCGGGATTTGCGAAATCGATCGCGTCGGCGATCATCGAATTACTGGGACGGCAACGCTCGGTGCTGTCGATCGTGATCGTCAGTGCGCTGCTGACTTATGGCGGCGTGTCGCTGTTTGTGGCGGTCTTTGCCGTCTATCCGTTTGCCGCCGAATTGTTTCGTCAGAGCGGAATTCCGAAGCGATTGATCCCCGCGACGATCGCGTTGGGAGCGTTCAGTTTCACGATGGATTCGTTTCCCGGAACGCCTCAAATCCAGAACGTGATCCCCGCGGCATTCTTCAAGACCGACATCTACGCCGCGCCGTGGTTGGGGATCCTGGGCGGGCTGTTCACGCTGTTGGCAGGTCTGCTGTTCTTGGAATGGCGCGTCCGCGTCGCCGCCGCAAACGAAGAGGGATATGGCGACGTCTTGTTGAACGAACCTGCGGCGTTTGAGCACGATCGGCTTCCTTCGCCCTGGCTCGCCATGCTGCCGCTGCTGGTCGTTGCGGTCGCTAACAAAATCCTGACCGGTGCGATTCCGCGACTGTACGGTGAATCGCACGCATTTATTCCAGCGGTTGTTGGGACATCTGAACCGGTTGTTCAGGACGTCGCCAAAATCTCGGCGATCTGGTCGATCGAAGCAGCGCTGATCCTGGGGATCTTGACGGTGATGTTGCTGGCTTGGCGGCATCTGTTCAAAAAACTTTCCGAGGGAACAAAGCCGGCGATCGCAGGAGCGTTGTTGGCTGCGACCAACACGGCATCGGAATACGGATTTGGCGCAGTGATCGCTGCTCTGCCCGGCTTCTTGATTGTCTCCGATGCGCTGCGATGGATCCCCAATCCGTTGGTCAACGAAGCGGTGACCGTGACGACATTGGCTGGGATCACAGGATCGGCGTCGGGCGGTTTGAGCATCGCGTTGGCGGCGATGTCCGAAACGTTTATCGCCAATGCGGAAGCCGCCGGGATTCCGTTGGAGGTCTTCCATCGAGTCGCTTCGATGGCCAGCGGCGGCATGGACACGCTGCCTCACAACGGCGCAGTGATCACGCTGTTGGCTGTCTCCGGGCTGACACATCGTCAAGCGTATGGCAACATCTTTGGAATCACATTGATCAAGACACTGGCGGTCTTTGTCGTGATTGTGATCTATCAA
- a CDS encoding 3-hydroxybutyrate dehydrogenase, protein MKRTVMISGAGSGLGRGLGICLAGQGHTILATDLDLSRAEQTAAEIVAAGGAAQAHQLDVSSEQNVQELLARVGPIDVLINNAGLQHVAPLEDFPLAKWEQLFDVMVKGTFLMSRAVLPGMRAAGYGRLIHIGSIHSLVASPYKTAYTAAKHAILGFSKVLALETAGSEITSNVICPAYIRTPLVDAQIGDQAIARGITEAEVIDQVMLAPMPKKAFIECDEVAAAIEYLASPLARNVTGQTLTIDGGWTAQ, encoded by the coding sequence GTGAAGCGTACAGTTATGATCAGCGGTGCTGGCAGCGGATTGGGGCGTGGGCTTGGAATCTGTTTGGCCGGGCAAGGGCACACGATTTTGGCAACCGATCTCGATTTGTCGCGAGCCGAACAGACGGCTGCGGAGATCGTGGCTGCGGGAGGTGCGGCGCAGGCTCATCAATTGGATGTGTCGAGTGAACAGAATGTGCAGGAATTGCTTGCTCGCGTCGGCCCGATCGACGTTTTGATCAACAACGCCGGCTTGCAGCATGTCGCCCCGTTGGAAGATTTCCCGCTGGCGAAGTGGGAGCAATTGTTCGACGTGATGGTCAAGGGAACGTTCTTGATGTCGCGAGCCGTGTTGCCGGGAATGCGAGCCGCCGGATATGGCCGACTGATTCATATCGGTTCGATTCATTCGCTGGTGGCGTCGCCGTACAAGACGGCGTATACGGCTGCCAAACACGCGATCCTTGGCTTTTCGAAGGTGTTGGCGCTCGAGACAGCTGGTTCGGAGATCACCAGCAACGTCATCTGCCCCGCCTACATTCGGACGCCGCTGGTCGACGCGCAGATCGGCGACCAAGCGATCGCACGCGGGATAACCGAAGCCGAAGTGATCGATCAGGTGATGTTGGCACCGATGCCGAAGAAGGCGTTTATCGAATGCGACGAGGTCGCCGCGGCGATCGAATATCTGGCCAGCCCGTTGGCTCGGAACGTCACAGGCCAAACGCTCACAATCGATGGTGGCTGGACCGCGCAATGA
- a CDS encoding AMP-binding protein — translation MKAVEVKQCGIWEPTQETIDATNVAWLMQRAGVDNYEALHDWSIQRRELFWESVVERLAIPFQTPFDRIVDVSEGVASPKWFPGGKLNIVESCFNAAADSTAIIYQHEAGELETLTVRELRALASRVADGLRQRGYKPGDAIAILMPMTVECVAIYLGIAWAGCVAVSIADSFQPKEIATRLKLSGAVGIFTQDVFPRGGKSHPLFAGVKQAGAPAAIVVSEGSTADLRDGDCHWSDFLGDDEDATVAVCEPSDPMNILFSSGTTGDPKVIPWTHTTPIKCAADSHFHQNIQPGDVAVWPTNIGWMMGPWLIFSALMNRASMGLYYGSPTGAEFCRFVQDARTTMLGVIPSLVKTWRAADAAQGLDWSSIELFSTTGECSAADDMRWLMEQAGGRPVIEYCGGTELGGGYIASTLALPCKVGEFNTPTLGTEMVILDAEGQPADSGEAFLVPPTIGMSTQLLNRDHHKSYYAATPCRHEGDVLRRHGDQIQRIPAGGWRAMGRADDTMNLGGIKVGSAEIERVLQGVAGLSETAAIGVAPDGGPSQLVIYVVLAKDVTVDKKELMAAMQSAIRKELNPLFKIHDILPVDVMPRTASNKVMRRVLRDQYLQHAKGCS, via the coding sequence GTGAAAGCTGTCGAAGTGAAGCAATGTGGGATCTGGGAACCAACCCAGGAAACGATCGACGCCACCAACGTGGCTTGGCTGATGCAGCGCGCCGGCGTCGACAATTACGAAGCCTTGCACGATTGGTCGATCCAGCGTCGCGAACTGTTTTGGGAGTCGGTCGTCGAACGATTGGCGATTCCTTTCCAAACGCCGTTCGATCGGATCGTCGATGTTTCCGAAGGAGTCGCCTCGCCGAAGTGGTTCCCCGGTGGGAAGTTGAACATTGTCGAGAGCTGCTTTAACGCGGCTGCCGATTCGACGGCGATCATCTATCAGCACGAAGCGGGCGAATTGGAAACGTTGACCGTTCGTGAATTGCGGGCGCTTGCGTCGCGAGTCGCCGATGGGCTGCGACAACGCGGATACAAGCCGGGCGATGCGATTGCGATCTTGATGCCGATGACTGTCGAATGCGTTGCGATCTATCTCGGCATCGCGTGGGCTGGCTGTGTCGCTGTCAGTATCGCCGACAGCTTCCAACCCAAAGAAATCGCGACGCGGCTGAAACTGTCTGGCGCCGTCGGAATCTTCACTCAAGATGTCTTCCCCCGCGGTGGGAAATCGCATCCGTTGTTCGCTGGCGTCAAGCAAGCCGGGGCGCCGGCGGCGATCGTCGTCTCCGAAGGCTCGACAGCCGACCTGCGCGATGGCGATTGTCACTGGAGCGATTTTCTTGGCGATGACGAGGACGCGACGGTTGCCGTTTGCGAGCCCTCGGATCCGATGAACATCCTGTTCTCTTCGGGGACGACGGGCGATCCTAAAGTGATTCCGTGGACGCATACGACACCGATCAAATGTGCGGCCGATTCCCACTTCCACCAGAACATCCAGCCGGGCGACGTCGCTGTCTGGCCAACCAATATCGGTTGGATGATGGGCCCCTGGCTGATCTTCTCTGCTCTGATGAACCGGGCTTCGATGGGGCTCTATTACGGATCGCCCACTGGGGCGGAGTTCTGCCGGTTTGTTCAGGACGCGCGGACGACGATGTTGGGAGTGATCCCCAGCCTGGTGAAAACGTGGCGAGCAGCGGACGCGGCTCAAGGGCTCGATTGGAGTTCGATCGAGCTGTTCAGTACGACCGGCGAATGCTCCGCCGCGGACGATATGCGGTGGTTGATGGAGCAGGCTGGCGGTCGACCGGTCATCGAATATTGTGGTGGCACGGAGCTCGGCGGCGGCTACATCGCATCGACGCTCGCGCTGCCTTGCAAAGTCGGTGAGTTCAACACGCCGACGCTTGGTACCGAAATGGTGATCTTGGACGCCGAGGGTCAACCAGCCGACAGCGGCGAGGCGTTCCTTGTCCCTCCGACGATCGGGATGTCGACGCAATTATTGAACAGGGACCACCACAAATCGTATTACGCAGCGACCCCGTGCCGTCATGAAGGGGACGTTTTGCGACGGCATGGCGACCAGATCCAGCGGATTCCCGCTGGGGGCTGGCGAGCGATGGGGCGAGCCGACGATACGATGAACCTGGGTGGGATCAAAGTCGGTTCGGCGGAGATCGAACGCGTGTTGCAAGGCGTCGCGGGGCTCTCCGAAACGGCGGCGATCGGCGTCGCGCCCGACGGCGGTCCCAGCCAACTGGTGATCTACGTGGTGCTTGCGAAAGACGTGACGGTCGACAAGAAGGAGCTGATGGCGGCGATGCAATCGGCGATTCGAAAAGAATTGAATCCGTTGTTCAAAATCCACGACATCCTTCCTGTCGATGTGATGCCACGAACCGCGTCGAACAAAGTCATGCGACGCGTGCTCCGCGATCAATACCTCCAACATGCAAAAGGTTGCTCGTGA
- a CDS encoding thiolase family protein: protein MAKSEKTVWIVAAKRTPQGRLLGALAKQSAVDLAVAAGREVVASVDPGWIDSVIVGNVLSAGLGMNVARQVGVRLDLPVSTPAFTVNMMCGSGMQAVILAAQAIQNGSAKMVLCGGTESMSNAPHLMQRARRGYKLGDAVLVDSVLRDGLTDAFSGDHMGQTAERLAAKYEISRAAQDAFAVRSQTLYAAAQQAGRFANEIVAVDGCVEDEHPRPGTTVEQLAKMSPAFQSDGTVTAGNASGINDGAAMLLLCDEDWGRQCGLEPMMVLTASAVAGCEPELMGLGPVHAVRKLGVDPQSFDAIELNEAFAAQSLACMRELKLDEAQVNCDGGAIALGHPIGASGARLIVHLAHRRPRRGLATLCVGGGMGCAVVLDKPE from the coding sequence ATGGCGAAGTCTGAAAAAACGGTATGGATCGTCGCAGCGAAGCGAACTCCTCAGGGACGCTTGCTCGGCGCGTTGGCAAAACAATCGGCGGTCGATCTGGCTGTCGCGGCCGGACGCGAGGTCGTCGCATCGGTCGATCCCGGTTGGATCGATTCGGTGATCGTTGGCAACGTGCTGAGTGCAGGACTGGGGATGAACGTCGCGCGGCAAGTTGGCGTGCGGTTGGACCTGCCAGTCAGCACGCCCGCCTTCACCGTCAATATGATGTGCGGTTCGGGGATGCAGGCGGTGATCCTGGCGGCTCAAGCGATCCAGAACGGATCGGCCAAAATGGTTTTGTGCGGCGGGACCGAATCGATGTCCAATGCACCCCACTTGATGCAGCGGGCCCGCAGGGGATACAAGTTGGGCGACGCGGTGCTTGTCGATTCGGTGTTGCGCGACGGGCTGACCGACGCGTTCAGCGGCGATCACATGGGCCAAACCGCCGAGCGGTTGGCGGCCAAGTACGAGATCTCCCGCGCGGCGCAAGACGCGTTTGCGGTTCGCAGCCAAACGCTGTACGCCGCGGCGCAGCAGGCGGGACGATTTGCCAACGAGATCGTCGCTGTTGACGGCTGTGTCGAAGACGAGCATCCGCGGCCGGGAACGACTGTGGAACAGCTGGCCAAAATGTCGCCCGCGTTCCAAAGCGATGGCACCGTGACGGCGGGAAACGCTTCGGGAATCAACGACGGCGCGGCGATGTTGCTGTTGTGCGACGAAGACTGGGGACGCCAGTGCGGCTTGGAACCGATGATGGTTCTGACAGCCAGCGCCGTCGCGGGCTGCGAGCCTGAATTGATGGGGCTCGGCCCGGTTCACGCGGTGCGAAAACTGGGCGTCGATCCGCAGTCGTTTGATGCGATCGAATTAAATGAAGCTTTTGCGGCGCAGTCGCTGGCTTGTATGCGTGAATTGAAACTAGATGAAGCCCAGGTCAACTGTGACGGCGGCGCGATCGCATTGGGGCATCCGATTGGTGCCAGCGGAGCGCGGTTGATCGTCCATCTGGCACACCGCCGGCCCCGACGCGGGCTGGCGACGCTGTGTGTCGGTGGTGGGATGGGATGTGCCGTTGTTTTGGATAAACCAGAGTGA
- a CDS encoding alpha/beta hydrolase has protein sequence MRRFQRLSLSIGLPLLLLVLVPMTASCQQIPPTHRDLAYDDQHASQRLDVYLAKSETPVPAMVYIHGGGWRGGSKNRLPQWLSNAVAQGWLSVVSIEYRFTDVAPHPAQTDDCLRAIQFVRSNAAAWNIDPDRIGVTGGSAGGHLSLWVALHDDVADAQATDPIKKQSSRVACAVSFAGPTDWSLLSDIEHKHPAYRQLLGYQPGTAVAEMDADKMKDVSPISFVSSDDPPIMQVHGDADDIVPIKHARRMDKQLQEAGVTAELVVVPGANHGVAGAGGDAGKRASEFVRETIGKK, from the coding sequence ATGCGTCGATTCCAGAGACTCTCGCTGTCGATTGGTTTACCGTTGTTGCTGTTGGTCCTCGTGCCGATGACGGCCAGTTGCCAGCAGATTCCGCCGACGCATCGCGATCTCGCCTACGACGACCAGCACGCGTCGCAGCGGTTGGATGTCTATCTGGCGAAGTCGGAAACGCCGGTCCCGGCGATGGTCTACATCCATGGCGGCGGTTGGCGGGGAGGTTCGAAGAATCGCTTGCCTCAATGGCTCAGCAACGCAGTCGCGCAGGGCTGGCTTTCGGTCGTCTCGATCGAATACCGATTCACCGACGTCGCGCCGCATCCGGCGCAGACCGACGACTGCTTGCGAGCGATTCAGTTTGTCCGCAGCAACGCCGCGGCGTGGAACATCGATCCCGATCGGATCGGCGTGACCGGCGGATCGGCTGGCGGACACCTTTCGCTGTGGGTTGCATTGCACGACGATGTGGCCGATGCCCAGGCGACCGATCCGATTAAAAAACAGTCGTCACGCGTGGCGTGCGCTGTCAGTTTTGCTGGCCCCACCGATTGGTCGCTGTTGTCCGATATCGAACACAAGCATCCCGCCTACCGACAATTGCTGGGCTATCAACCGGGAACGGCGGTTGCCGAAATGGATGCCGACAAAATGAAAGACGTCTCGCCGATCAGCTTTGTCAGCAGCGACGATCCGCCGATCATGCAGGTCCACGGCGACGCAGACGATATCGTGCCGATCAAACATGCCCGGCGGATGGACAAACAATTGCAAGAAGCAGGTGTCACAGCGGAACTTGTTGTGGTGCCGGGAGCCAATCATGGAGTTGCGGGAGCCGGTGGAGATGCTGGCAAGCGAGCCTCCGAATTCGTACGTGAAACAATAGGGAAGAAGTAG